A section of the Phaseolus vulgaris cultivar G19833 chromosome 8, P. vulgaris v2.0, whole genome shotgun sequence genome encodes:
- the LOC137826132 gene encoding protein OPI10 homolog produces MFGVVFPNRSFPMDISTFAQIDTFHWVLDMNTFVGEAYDQVRDLCIFLLNGFTLPPDKALAVYIQSPGSPFVFCGAVTVARPSAVLTLSWPEPGAPGPLQLTADSQTLSAKIGVSVEDLASLPSLDVGAETRIERLAMKVGENLFNFMQSFCGVDGSKLVVPMDILNRWFKKFQERAKRDPEYLKGFAL; encoded by the exons ATGTTCGGAGTAGTTTTCCCGAACCGGAGCTTCCCCATGGACATTTCAACCTTCGCACAAATCGACACCTTCCACTGGGTCCTCGATATGAACACTTTCGTAG GCGAGGCGTACGACCAGGTTCGCGACCTCTGCATCTTCCTCCTGAACGGCTTCACGCTCCCGCCGGATAAGGCGCTCGCCGTCTACATCCAGTCGCCGGGATCGCCCTTCGTCTTCTGCGGCGCTGTCACGGTGGCGCGTCCATCCGCCGTACTCACCCTGTCGTGGCCGGAGCCCGGCGCCCCCGGCCCGCTGCAGCTGACGGCTGACTCGCAGACGCTGTCGGCGAAGATCGGCGTGTCGGTGGAGGATCTGGCGTCGTTGCCGTCGCTGGACGTGGGGGCGGAGACACGAATCGAAAGGTTGGCGATGAAGGTTGGAGAGAATCTTTTCAATTTCATGCAATCGTTTTGCGGTGTGGATGGGTCCAAGTTGGTTGTTCCCATGGATATCTTGAACCGGTGGTTCAAGAAGTTTCAAGAACGGGCCAAGCGTGACCCTGAATACTTGAAGGGTTTCGCTTTGTAA
- the LOC137824481 gene encoding pre-mRNA splicing factor SR-like 1: protein MEIQTCGKPIDSLLEKVLCMNILSSDYFKELYRLKTYHEVIDEIYNQVDHVEPWMTGNCRGPSTAFCLLYKFFTMKLTVKQMHGLLKHPDSPYIRAVGFLYLRYCGDPKTLWSWFEPYIKDDEEFSPGSNGRMTTMGVYIRDLLLGQYYFDTLFPRIPVPVLRQVVSHLEKMKLPTTHSGSTGESTRHGSDDTARRPPSVKAALSVSFGQRAPHRASTRDSSPIRRTLPSHERNGSDDIRRSPSRRSQSREYPDRDRERERSRSRDRERDHDRERDRERDRYRDRDRNRERERDRDRERYRERDSDRDQERDRIRRDKDRERDRERSYDYDRRSKPTERESSRDYDNGSRHYRRSRSRSRSRSRSQSLQAGTARYESCSSPPGDGSKRTSASSNLAKLKDMYGDLGDNKRDINMEKIPRKDSGGEEVIRLGGSTWKY from the exons ATGGAGATACAGACTTGTGGCAAACCAATTGACTCCTTGCTAGAAAAAGTGCTGTGCATGAATATTCTGTCATCTGATTACTTTAAGGAGCTCTATCGATTAAAAACGTATCATGAAGTTATTGATGAGATCTATAATCAAGTTGATCATGTGGAGCCGTGGATGACTGGCAATTGTCGCGGTCCTTCAACTGCTTTCTGTCTTCTTTACAAATTTTTTACGATGAAGCTCACTGTCAAGCAAATGCACGGGCTGTTGAAACACCCCGATTCTCCTTACATAAGAGCG GTTGGGTTTCTCTATCTGAGATATTGTGGAGACCCGAAGACACTGTGGAGTTGGTTTGAGCCATATATAAAAGATGACGAG GAATTTTCTCCTGGATCTAATGGTCGAATGACTACAATGGGTGTCTACATCCGTGATTTGCTACTTGGACAG TATTACTTCGACACACTGTTTCCTCGCATCCCTGTTCCTGTATTGCGGCAGGTTGTGTCTCATCTTGAAAAGATGAAGCTCCCCACTACACATTCTGGTTCAACTGGGGAATCTACCCGTCATGGTTCTGATGATACTGCCCGCAGACCACCCTCCGTTAAGGCTGCTCTTTCTGTCTCTTTTGGTCAGCGGGCTCCACATCGTGCCTCCACAAGGGATTCTTCACCTATTCGCCGAACATTACCTTCTCATGAAAGAAATGGTAGTGATGACATAAGAAGATCTCCAAGTCGCCGCAGCCAAAGCCGGGAATATCCTGATAGGGATAGGGAACGAGAGCGTTCACGGTCCAGAGACAGGGAGCGGGATCACGATAGGGAACGGGACAGGGAGAGGGACAGATACCGTGATAGAGATAGAAACAGGGAGCGGGAGCGTGATCGAGACCGGGAAAGATACAGGGAGCGTGACTCAGACAGAGATCAAGAGAGGGACAGAATCCGAAGGGATAAGGATCGGGAAAGAGATAGAGAGAGGAGTTATGATTATGATAGGAGATCTAAGCCCACAGAAAGAGAGAGCAGCCGGGATTATGACAATGGTAGTAGGCACTATCGTAGGAGTCGGAGTAGAAGTAGGAGCAGGAGTAGAAGTCAGAGCCTGCAAGCTGGCACTGCTCGGTATGAATCGTGTTCTAGTCCACCGGGAGATGGGAGTAAAAGAACTTCTGCATCCAGTAATCTAGCTAAGCTTAAAGATATGTATGGTGATTTAGGGGATAATAAAAGAGATATCAACATGGAAAAAATTCCTAGAAAGGATAGTGGAGGGGAAGAGGTTATTAGACTTGGCGGGTCTACTTGGAAGTATTGA